In the Drosophila takahashii strain IR98-3 E-12201 chromosome 3R, DtakHiC1v2, whole genome shotgun sequence genome, one interval contains:
- the LOC108059853 gene encoding methanethiol oxidase, with translation MSNKSCCRGPGYATPLDAMRSGPREKLLYTVTVQPNLDEPHGDYLSTVDVDPESPTYCQIVHRTFTNRKGDELHHSGWNACSSCYYVDENSKSVPKRDRLVLPALNSDFIYILDVVKDPRKPEIIKTIDGSVLKSHNVTGPHTTHCLANGNIMISVMGDAEGYAKGDFILFDSEFNCIGTWTKGEKKALCGYDFWYQPYFDVMVSSEWGAPNKWRRGWKNGDLDDMTQYGCRLNFYKWSTQTLYQTIDLGSDGITPLEIRFLHDPKRAEGFVGCALNAKVFYFKKKTDSDEFEAKKVIDIPGKLVDTGSGKAEDMGGMISDIIISLDDRFLYVNCWRHGDVRQYDITDPENPKLTGQLFLGGAICSDLPNVIVKEDKELKERPPARYVKGRRLEGGPQMMQLSLDGKRLYVSSSLYSPWDKQFYPKMVSQGGHIVLIDVDTVNGGISLNEDFLVDFGNEPYGPSLPHEMRYPGGDCTSDIWLANDA, from the exons ATGTCGAATAAAT CCTGTTGCCGCGGACCGGGTTACGCAACCCCGCTAGACGCGATGAGGAGTGGTCCCCGGGAGAAACTCCTCTACACGGTCACCGTTCAGCCCAACTTGGATGAGCCCCACGGCGATTATCTGTCCACAGTCGATGTGGATCCCGAGAGCCCCACCTACTGTCAG ATTGTTCACCGCACATTTACAAATCGAAAAGGTGATGAGCTACATCATTCTGGTTGGAACGCCTGTTCCAGTTGCTACTACGTTGATGAGAACTCAAAAAGCGTGCCAAAAAGGGACCGACTGGTACTGCCAGCCTTGAATTCAGACTTTATCTATATACTCGATGTGGTCAAGGATCCCCGAAAGCCGGAGATAATCAAGACCATCGATGGCAGTGTGTTGAAGAGTCATAATGTAACGGGTCCACATACCACTCACTGTCTGGCCAATGGAAATATTATGATATCCGTAATGGGCGATGCAGAGGGATATGCCAAAGGAGACTTTATCCTCTTCGATTCGGAATTCAATTGCATTGGCACTTGGACAAAGGGAGAGAAGAAGGCATTGTGTGGTTACGATTTCTGGTATCAACCATATTTCGATGTAATGGTCTCATCGGAATGGGGAGCGCCCAACAAATGGCGACG tggcTGGAAGAATGGTGACCTCGATGACATGACTCAGTATGGCTGCCGTCTCAACTTCTACAAATGGTCCACGCAGACTCTCTATCAAACCATCGATCTGGGATCGGATGGTATAACCCCCTTGGAGATTCGGTTCCTTCACGATCCTAAACGTGCGGAGGGATTCGTGGGTTGTGCCCTCAATGCCAAGGTGTTCTACTTCAAGAAAAAAACCGATTCCGATGAGTTTGAGGCCAAGAAGGTGATTGATATTCCCGGAAAACTGGTTGATACCGGCAGTGGAAAGGCGGAGGATATGGGCGGCATGATTTCGGACATTATTATATCCCTGGATGACCGATTTCTCTATGTCAACTGCTGGCGACATGGCGATGTGAGGCAATACGATATTACAGATCCCGAGAATCCCAAGCTGACGGGTCAGCTTTTCCTGGGCGGTGCCATATGCAGCGATTTGCCCAATGTGATTGTTAAGGAAGATAAGGAACTGAAG gaaCGACCCCCTGCTCGTTATGTCAAAGGTCGCCGATTGGAAGGAGGTCCCCAGATGATGCAGCTATCTCTTGATGGCAAGCGCTTATATGTCTCTTCCTCATTATATTCCCCCTGGGATAAGCAGTTCTATCCAAAAATGGTCTCCCAAGGCGGTCACATTGTCCTAATTGATGTGGATACAGTTAATGGTGGTATATCCCTAAATGAAGACTTCTTGGTGGACTTTGGCAACGAACCCTATGGTCCCAGTCTCCCCCATGAAATGCGTTATCCTGGCGGTGACTGCACTTCCGACATTTGGCTGGCCAATGATGCTTga
- the LOC108059854 gene encoding uncharacterized protein: MAVAPSKLLEPPLNRVHCAILHSRPGQSCTKALLWNLYRNHVSSAKYYLPLLLLPLLLNIRRLSKSLVSSVLKNFLQSASFAACINAVTFYLMCVARRYNGRFVLLFIPYLPCWVASHLCWLMPPQVLHFFVTGIVPAAIESFLRYFDVGLVHSRFSQTLIFMISSMVVLHYQQSKKYSGFWFIRPASLPEDHKEWTISKQLLQGLRELKTYLGIGLGLDLLNPITKRNLKLFRPKMTSFLAAYIGLFKLVQLLPLKNLNVKQANALASFISGASFALLPNRLTFMCFAFVTAIQVIWQQVCNLNAEKDPVLSKVQKIPWSKLLIPCNLAYLVHIFFYHERHLNELARSFIDCTCDKNGQRLLDLMNLPNINTILETANKSPKTSFW, from the exons ATGGCCGTCGCACCGAGCAAACTTCTGGAGCCGCCCCTGAATCGGGTGCACTGCGCCATTCTGCACAGTCGACCGGGTCAGAGTTGCACAAAGGCCTTGCTTTGGAATCTGTACCGCAACCATGTCTCCAGTGCGAAGTACTATTTACCCTTGTTGCTG TTACCCTTGTTACTAAACATTCGACGTCTCTCCAAAAGTTTGGTATCTTCTGTGTTAAAGAACTTTTTGCAATCCGCCAGTTTTGCCGCCTGCATAAATGCCGTCACCTTTTATTTAATGTGCGTGGCCAGGCGTTATAATGGTCGATTTGTGTTATTATTTATCCCTTATCTGCCCTGTTGGGTTGCCTCGCACCTCTGCTGGTTGATGCCTCCCCAGGTTCTTCACTTCTTTGTGACTGGAATAGTTCCTGCA GCCATCGAAagttttttaagatattttgaCGTCGGTTTGGTTCATTCCCGCTTTTCTCAGACTCTGATATTTATGATATCATCGATGGTGGTCCTGCATTATCAGCAGTCCAAAAAGTATTCCGGTTTCTGGTTCATACGACCAGCTTCTTTGCCCGAGGATCACAAGGAGTGGACCATCTCAAAGCAACTGTTGCAGGGGCTCAGAGAATTGAAAACCTACTTGGGAATTGGACTGGGATTGGATCTACTAAATCCCATAACCAAAAGAAACCTAAAACTCTTTCGACCAAAAATGACGAGTTTTTTGGCGGCCTATATTGGATTGTTTAAG TTGGTACAATTGCTtccgttaaaaaatttgaatgtAAAACAAGCCAATGCTCTAGCATCCTTTATAAGTGGAGCTTCCTTTGCCCTTCTGCCAAATCGTCTCACCTTCATGTGTTTCGCTTTTGTAACCGCCATCCAGGTGATTTGGCAACAGGTGTGTAATCTTAATGCTGAAAAAGATCCGGTACTTTCGAAGGTGCAAAAGATTCCCTGGTCAAAGCTGCTGATACCTTGTAATCTGGCCTACCTAGTGCACATTTTCTTTTACCACGAACGTCATCTGAACGAACTTGCCCGGAGTTTTATAGACTGCACATGTGATAAAAA tGGCCAGCGACTGTTGGATCTGATGAATCTGCCCAATATTAACACCATATTAGAAACGGCGAATAAGTCACCAAAAACTTCGTTTTggtaa